CAGCAGCTTCTGCCGGATGTCCGGGCTGGTGCGCTCGGTGAGTTCCCCCCTGGCCCGTTCCAGCTCGCCGAGCGCCTCCTCCAAGTCGGAGGGGTCGCCGGTCGACCTGTGGACGGCGAGCAGCGCCAGCCCGATGCCCTGCCGGATCCACACCCGCTGGTCGGGGGTCGAGGCGGGGCCGTCCAGGGCCCGGCGGGCCCTGGCCACGGCCTCGGAGACCCGCGCGGGATCCGGTTCGATCATCGAGAAGAGGGCGAGCAGGGGCGCGCACTGCGCGTCCATGAGGGGCTGGGCGAAGGTCGGGAGCCTCGGGTGGTTCGCCGCTTCCTCGAAGTAGGCCACAGCGGCCCGCAGCGCGGGGATCCCGCCGTCCAGCGTGGCCAGGCTCAACTGAGCCTGGCCGAGCAGGAAGAGCACCAGGAACTGCCATTCGCTGTTCTCGCCGGCCTCCTCCAGCAGGTCGAGCAGCTCGTCCAGCAGGTTCTCCAGCGTTTCGGTGTTCCGCTCGTCCAGCGCCTCGTTGAGCCGCAGCTGAAGGTGCATGCACCGGGTGCACAGCCGCAGCCCCTCCGCGCCGGGCCCGGTCGCGTGGGCGGATTCGAACACCGCGGAGGCGGGGCCGAAGAGCGTGTCGAGGCGGGCACGCGCCTGGTCGCGGTCGGTGAGGTTGCCGCCCAGGATGTTGGCCGCGGCCAGCAGCCCGGGCGATATGACCCCGGCCATCCAGTCCACCCGGCCGGATCCCGCACCGGCGGCCGTGCCGATCAACTCGGCCGCCTCGGCCAGCCGGTCGGCGTCCCCCGTGCGCATGCCGTGCGCCATGCGGCTCATCGCCGCGCGCATCGCGGTCTCCGCCTCCTCACCGGCCGGCCCCTTGCTCACCTCATTGACCAGGGCCTCCAGATCCTCGGTCCGGATGGTGCCGGGCACTTCGAGCTCCAGCATGAGGGCGGCCTGTGCGAAGGTGAGGGCGGTCTCCTCCTCGGAGGACTCCGCCATGGCCTCGGCCTCATCGCCCTCGCCCGCCTGCCCGGATCCGGAGAATTCGGTGGCCAGGCCGCTCAGGGCCCGCATCAGCTCGGAGTTGCGGCCCGGCAGCCGCTGCGCCATCCGGGCGGCCAGGTCGGCCATCTGCTCGAGGTCCCGGGAGCGTACGACGGCGGGCACCCGTTCGAGGATGTCGGCCGCCCAGAACAGGGATTCGGCGGCGTCTTCGGGCAGGGTCGGCGCCAGGTCGGCCACCAGACCGCGCAACTCGGCCAGATCGGCGGTGAGTTCGGGGTCACCCAACGCCACTCGGCGCCCCATGTCGAAGGACTCCATGAGACGGGACAGTGTGCCGTCCCATCCGGCCGTCATGCCGGGCGTCAGCAGCAACCGCACCAGGTGGAAGGCGGAGGCCCGCTCGTCCCGAGGGTCCAGCGCCTCAGGGGCGCGGGCGGCCCGCAGCACCCGCAGCCCCCTACTCCGGTCGTCGTCCGTGGGATTGCGCCCGTAGCGCTCGGCGTACAGGCCGCCGAGCCGGGCGCGTACGGTGCACAGCAGCGCGTCCTCGTCCGGTACAGCCGCCGCCAACTCGGCTTCCAGGCCGTCCAGTTCGGTGATGCGTTGGTCGAGCAGGGCGGGGTCGGCGGTGGCGGGCGACCGAGTGCCGTCGGGCGTTCGCGTGCCGTCGGGCGCTCGCGTGGCCGCCGGGCCGTCGGACGAGCCGTCCGAACCGGGGCCCTTCGAACCGGGGCCGGCCGCCGGGCCCTCCGGTGGGGGCGGGACGATCCACGCCAGCGCGTCGGCCGCGGCCCGTTCGGCGCGGTCACGTAATGCCGCGAGATCCCTGCCGTGCATGAAACGTCCCCCTTCGTCATGCCGCTCTCATCATCCGCCCATCCGCGCGAGCACAGGAGTCCTTTGATCGCTCTTTCCGGAAACCAACCAGAAGACGTCCGCGAACCGCCCGGTCCACTGGCCGGCGAGGCCTATGATCACGCGCCGACCCGGAAGCGGATCCTGGCGACCGCGTCCGCGAATGCGCCGGGTGCTTCCTGGGGTGGGTTGTGGCCGACGCGAAGGCGTACGTCGTCGATCAGGTCGGGAAAGCGCGCGGCGTGTTCGGCGGTCGGTTTCGGCGCGCGGAGCCCGTCGTCAAGCGCGCTGACAGCGATCGTAGGGGCCTGGATCTGTGGAAGTGGCGCGATGCGGTCCTCGTCGGCTTGGTATTCCGGCACGCCTGCGGCGAGTTGGAACCGGTGCTGGTAGGAGTGGACGGCGACGGCGACGGCGACGAAGTCGGCGTTATGGAGCGAGGGCGCGGTCGCGGCGAACTCCTCGTCCGTGAAGTCCCATCCGGGCGACTCACCGGACGACCCGGGCCCGCTCCCCGGGAAGCGGTCAGGCCCTCGCGGTGAAAAGGGAGATGACGATGTCGATGGAACTAACCGTCGCGGTGGTGGGCCCGGGGGCGATCGGCACGACCGTGGCGGCGGCGCTGCACGAGGCCGGCCGTGCGCCGCGGATCTGTGGCCGCACAGCGCGTGAACGCCTCGAGTTGCACGTGGGCGAAGGCCGCGTCGTCGTGCCGGGGCCCGTGCGGATCGACCCGGCACAGGCTGACGGGGCGGTCGACCTGGTCTTCCTCGCCGTCAAGTCGACGCAGGTCGAGGCGGCGGCACCGTGGTTGACGGCGTTGTGCGGTGCGGACACCGTGGTCTGTGTTCTACAGAACGGCGTCGAGCAGGAATCGATGGTCGCGCCTCACCTCTCCGGCGCCCGGGCCATCCCGTCGGTCGTGTGGTTCCCCGCCCAGGCGCGGTCCGACGGTTCGGTGTGGTTGCGCGGCGAAGCGCGCCTCACCCTGCCGGACACCCCGGCGTCCCGTGTGGTGCTCGAGGCGCTGCGCGGCACCCGGTGTTCGGTCGACCTGGCCACGGACTTCACGTCCGTGGCGTGGCGCAAGCTGTTGCAGAACGCGGTCGCCGGATTGATGGTCCTCACCGGCCGCCGCTCCGGCATGTTTGCCAGGACCGACATCGCCGAGCTGTCCCTGGCCTATCTACGGGAGTGCCTTGAGGTCGCCCGAGCCGAGGGCGCGGCACTGGGCGACGAGGTCCCGCGAGAGATCGTTGAAAGCTTCCGGGCCTACCCGGCCGACATGGGCACCTCCATCCTCGCCGACCGCGAGGCCGACCGGCCGCTCGAATGGAACACCCGCAACGGTGTCGTGCGGCGCCGCGGACGGGTCCACGGCATCCCGACCCCCATCAGCGATCTGGTGGTGCCACTCCTCGCGGCCGCCGGCGATGGACCCGGCTGACTCCTGGCGTCACGCGCCGCCGATGAGCGGACGCGACGGCACGTGCCTCCGGCACAACCCCACCCACCTGCGGCAAAGGGGAAAACGGACATGAGGTGAATCACGTGACATCCCGTCACGCCCGGTGAGACACCTTTATCGATGCGTGACCAAATGTGTGGGTGGCGTGCTCGACCGCGCCCTACCCTCGCCGGTGACCCAACGTTTCTGCACAGGATCCCCGCGGCGAAAAGGGTGGAGCGTACATGTACGGCACGATCGACGGGTTCAACTACGGGGCCGCCACCCCCCTCGCGGCCTACCTCATGGCCTGTCTGGGAGGAGCCCTCGGCTTACGCTGCACCGCCCGGTCGGTGCGTACCCAGCGCTCCTGGAAGGCGGGCTGGCTCGCGCTCGGATCCGCGTCGATCGGCTCGGGCATCTGGACGATGCACTTCATCGCCATGATGGGGTTCCATGTGAAGGAGACCCCGATCGGCTTCGACATACCGATCACCCTTCTCAG
This genomic interval from Streptomyces asiaticus contains the following:
- a CDS encoding alpha/beta fold hydrolase → MPEYQADEDRIAPLPQIQAPTIAVSALDDGLRAPKPTAEHAARFPDLIDDVRLRVGHNPPQEAPGAFADAVARIRFRVGA
- a CDS encoding oxidoreductase, whose protein sequence is MSMELTVAVVGPGAIGTTVAAALHEAGRAPRICGRTARERLELHVGEGRVVVPGPVRIDPAQADGAVDLVFLAVKSTQVEAAAPWLTALCGADTVVCVLQNGVEQESMVAPHLSGARAIPSVVWFPAQARSDGSVWLRGEARLTLPDTPASRVVLEALRGTRCSVDLATDFTSVAWRKLLQNAVAGLMVLTGRRSGMFARTDIAELSLAYLRECLEVARAEGAALGDEVPREIVESFRAYPADMGTSILADREADRPLEWNTRNGVVRRRGRVHGIPTPISDLVVPLLAAAGDGPG